In the Candidatus Electrothrix sp. GW3-4 genome, one interval contains:
- a CDS encoding DNA internalization-related competence protein ComEC/Rec2, which yields MPGNDGSAQADHLLAHVVAPLRQCLRWTDRNVFLLVTLSFVLGIIGTHSQLVVLPQFIIIAAVLLLAGSLFLLYLKEKTGSLYSFLLVLLVFFLLGSLVLVQHDQQPQDAGHIAALIQKRQQVTLVGTLATMVEESAFQRDGKEIVVSRFEIDTEEILLHNNRGSWQPVHGRVRLSMQGRNQELQPGIPLMLPVKIGPITNFKTPGVFDYQGYLAAKDIFINGWVLGKQVTVLRDQQKRGFLRTIHALYFLPEQARQRVKQFIRDSLPRPIAGTYQALLIGSRAGVPQEIQEQFKATGTMHLLAISGLHMGLLALMIGTIISRLLKCSEQLLLRTHVPTLTLIATLPILFGYSFIAGMNTPVLRALIMTLVFFSALILRRQHSLLHLLAVAALIVLVHTPLALFTASFQLSFSAVAVLLLFLPAILSSSSDAEREQKDRTEHQNWLARLWQGFILPAFLVSLVASLGTLPFMLSHFHRFSLIGPVMNLLVEPFLCFWALPWGLAALPCLFIAPQAATVLLKIGGLGIRAGLFCTTLGAALPWASVWTITPTTAEILCYGVLLLLWGLSSKRERFQKVVRSIVIVGTGLLVLHFTWGLFFSARSKNSTVAYLDVGQGTASFLQMANGIRVLIDGGGNRESRRNIGEQVIAPYLWQQRVWRLDQAVITHPHSDHFNGMDFILARFRPKKLFINGDPRVEGKYQEIIEQAAGQGGEVVFPQSGEKIVAHGNEELEILSGAEQTTRRSVNDASLVLRYRHRERSFLFPADISKKQEAALLTRHIDLAADVLLAPHHGSRTSSSDAFLDAVDPALIIVSAGKYGKRYYPAPVNLAVWKERGIVVAVTREQGTISCETGRGQLCCVDFTGKAFGP from the coding sequence ATGCCGGGCAATGACGGTTCAGCACAGGCTGATCATCTGCTTGCTCACGTTGTTGCACCGCTTCGTCAATGCCTGCGCTGGACGGACCGCAATGTCTTCCTCCTTGTCACGCTGTCCTTTGTTCTTGGTATCATCGGTACCCATTCCCAGCTCGTTGTTTTACCCCAATTCATCATCATTGCTGCTGTTCTTCTCCTGGCAGGATCTCTTTTCCTCCTTTACCTGAAGGAAAAAACAGGCTCCCTGTATTCCTTCCTGCTTGTTCTGCTCGTTTTTTTTCTGCTTGGCTCCCTTGTCCTGGTCCAACATGACCAACAACCGCAGGATGCTGGCCATATTGCAGCCTTGATCCAAAAACGCCAACAGGTCACCTTGGTGGGGACTTTGGCAACTATGGTTGAGGAAAGCGCGTTTCAGCGGGACGGGAAGGAGATTGTCGTTTCTCGATTTGAGATCGACACAGAGGAGATCTTGTTGCACAATAACAGAGGGTCTTGGCAGCCAGTTCACGGGCGCGTGCGCCTGTCTATGCAGGGAAGAAATCAAGAATTGCAGCCGGGCATACCCCTGATGCTTCCAGTCAAGATTGGCCCGATAACAAACTTTAAGACGCCAGGCGTTTTTGATTACCAGGGGTATCTTGCGGCCAAGGACATCTTTATCAATGGCTGGGTGCTTGGCAAGCAAGTGACCGTTCTCAGGGACCAACAAAAAAGAGGTTTCCTCAGGACGATCCACGCGCTCTATTTTCTACCGGAGCAGGCGAGGCAACGGGTGAAGCAATTTATCAGAGATAGCCTTCCCCGGCCGATTGCCGGAACCTATCAGGCCCTTCTTATTGGGAGCAGGGCTGGGGTGCCGCAGGAGATTCAGGAGCAGTTTAAGGCCACAGGCACTATGCATTTGCTCGCCATATCTGGCCTTCATATGGGATTACTCGCCCTGATGATCGGGACCATTATCAGTCGTCTGCTCAAGTGCTCTGAACAGTTATTGCTCCGTACCCATGTGCCCACCCTGACCTTAATCGCTACCCTACCCATCCTGTTCGGGTATAGCTTTATTGCTGGCATGAACACCCCGGTTCTGCGTGCTCTGATCATGACCTTGGTTTTCTTTAGCGCGCTCATCCTCCGCAGGCAGCATTCTCTGCTCCACTTATTGGCTGTTGCGGCCCTGATTGTCCTTGTTCATACCCCACTGGCCCTGTTTACTGCTTCTTTTCAACTTTCCTTCAGCGCGGTCGCTGTCTTGCTCCTCTTTCTTCCAGCAATTCTTTCCTCATCCTCAGATGCCGAAAGAGAACAAAAGGACAGAACAGAACATCAGAACTGGTTGGCCCGTCTCTGGCAAGGCTTTATTCTTCCTGCCTTCTTGGTCTCTCTGGTGGCAAGCCTGGGAACTCTTCCCTTTATGCTCTCTCATTTTCATCGCTTTTCCCTGATCGGTCCGGTGATGAACCTGCTGGTGGAGCCCTTTCTCTGTTTTTGGGCCCTTCCCTGGGGACTGGCTGCTCTTCCCTGTCTCTTTATTGCTCCCCAGGCAGCGACCGTCCTGCTCAAGATCGGGGGTCTGGGTATCCGGGCCGGGCTTTTTTGCACGACTCTTGGGGCTGCTCTGCCTTGGGCCTCAGTTTGGACCATCACCCCCACAACAGCTGAGATCCTATGTTATGGGGTACTGCTCCTCCTCTGGGGGCTTAGCTCGAAAAGAGAAAGATTTCAAAAGGTCGTGCGAAGTATTGTCATCGTCGGAACAGGGCTTCTTGTGCTTCATTTTACCTGGGGCCTCTTTTTTTCAGCCAGGTCAAAAAACAGTACGGTTGCTTACCTGGATGTTGGCCAGGGCACGGCCAGCTTTCTCCAGATGGCCAACGGGATCAGGGTACTGATAGACGGAGGAGGAAACAGAGAGAGCAGGCGTAATATTGGCGAGCAGGTCATTGCCCCGTACTTATGGCAGCAACGGGTCTGGCGATTGGATCAGGCCGTGATCACCCATCCGCATAGTGATCATTTTAATGGCATGGATTTTATCCTGGCCCGTTTTCGTCCGAAAAAGCTCTTTATCAACGGTGATCCTCGGGTCGAGGGAAAATATCAGGAAATCATCGAACAAGCTGCAGGCCAGGGGGGAGAGGTGGTTTTCCCTCAGTCTGGAGAAAAGATTGTAGCGCATGGGAATGAGGAGCTGGAAATTCTCAGCGGGGCTGAACAAACCACAAGGAGGTCAGTGAATGATGCCTCCTTAGTCCTGCGCTACCGGCATAGGGAAAGATCCTTCCTTTTTCCAGCAGATATCAGTAAGAAACAGGAAGCTGCCCTGCTTACAAGGCATATTGATCTGGCAGCGGATGTGCTGCTTGCACCCCATCACGGCAGTCGCACATCAAGCAGTGACGCTTTTCTGGACGCAGTCGATCCTGCTCTGATTATTGTCTCAGCAGGTAAGTACGGAAAACGATATTATCCTGCCCCGGTGAATCTCGCCGTATGGAAAGAACGGGGAATTGTCGTGGCTGTGACCAGGGAACAGGGCACGATCAGCTGTGAAACAGGCAGGGGGCAACTATGCTGCGTGGACTTTACAGGAAAGGCTTTTGGGCCTTGA
- a CDS encoding 3-deoxy-D-manno-octulosonic acid transferase yields MLFIYNLLFTISWVILLPLLLLVVLSRAKYRGRTLERLGLTIGKVQTNLAKVTQEAVKSPVIWIHALSVGEVTSALPLVKALRKDMAEAVIILTVATSNGKKIAENLLAPYVQLILSGPFDLRFAVQRYITAFRPDIFLQVETDFWPNWLALLQKHGIPTMLVNGRISERSFLAYQRFAFFFRPMFRSFDLLSMQTEEDCRKMTVLGVPADKIISLGNLKYDMERTAETEKESVFPELAGEGRLVWVCGSTHPGEEELLFAAFAQLLARRDITKDINEQLFLVLAPRDINRGQELVDMAGDLGLEAGRRSCRENKGQVLILDTLGELAFCYSQAQLAFVGGSLVNQGGHNPIEPAIHGVPVLFGPHMEDFSEIVRELLDCGGGKTMTVDSLTDTLASLFSDQRARVQMGQAAQELVERHRGGVQRHVQAIQDLLP; encoded by the coding sequence ATGCTTTTTATTTACAACCTGCTGTTCACTATTTCCTGGGTCATCCTGCTGCCCTTGCTTCTGCTTGTCGTTCTGAGCCGGGCAAAATATCGTGGCCGTACGCTGGAGCGTCTGGGATTGACGATAGGGAAGGTTCAAACGAACCTCGCCAAGGTTACTCAAGAGGCAGTGAAGAGTCCCGTTATTTGGATACACGCCCTTTCCGTCGGCGAGGTCACCTCGGCCCTGCCGCTTGTCAAAGCATTACGGAAAGACATGGCAGAGGCCGTGATTATCCTGACCGTTGCCACGAGCAACGGAAAAAAAATAGCTGAGAACCTGCTTGCCCCCTATGTGCAGCTCATCCTTTCCGGCCCTTTTGATCTCCGTTTTGCTGTGCAACGCTATATAACAGCATTTCGACCGGATATCTTTCTTCAGGTGGAGACGGATTTTTGGCCAAACTGGCTTGCCCTGCTCCAGAAGCATGGTATTCCAACCATGCTGGTTAACGGTCGTATTTCTGAGAGATCTTTTCTTGCCTACCAACGCTTTGCTTTCTTTTTTCGGCCCATGTTCCGCTCATTCGATCTTCTCTCCATGCAGACAGAAGAGGATTGCCGCAAGATGACCGTGCTTGGTGTGCCAGCTGATAAGATTATTTCCCTGGGAAATCTGAAGTATGATATGGAACGTACGGCTGAAACAGAAAAAGAATCCGTTTTTCCCGAGTTGGCCGGGGAAGGGCGTTTGGTTTGGGTCTGCGGGTCAACCCATCCCGGCGAGGAGGAACTCCTCTTTGCCGCGTTTGCTCAACTGCTGGCCAGGCGGGATATTACCAAGGATATTAACGAACAACTCTTTCTTGTTCTGGCACCGCGTGACATTAACCGGGGCCAGGAGCTTGTTGACATGGCTGGCGACCTCGGCCTGGAAGCAGGAAGGCGCAGTTGCCGAGAGAATAAGGGCCAAGTGCTCATCCTGGACACCTTGGGGGAACTGGCTTTCTGTTATAGCCAAGCGCAGCTTGCCTTTGTCGGTGGTAGTCTGGTCAACCAAGGGGGGCATAATCCCATTGAACCGGCCATCCACGGAGTGCCGGTGCTGTTCGGGCCCCATATGGAAGATTTTTCCGAAATCGTCCGTGAACTGCTTGACTGTGGCGGAGGAAAAACGATGACAGTGGATTCTCTTACAGATACCCTGGCCTCTTTGTTCTCTGATCAAAGGGCACGCGTTCAGATGGGACAGGCCGCGCAGGAGCTGGTGGAACGTCATCGTGGCGGGGTGCAGCGGCATGTCCAAGCCATACAGGATCTGCTGCCTTAA
- a CDS encoding M18 family aminopeptidase, whose protein sequence is MIAEKQYAPELANFIGSSPTAFHAVALAVDLLKKNGFEQLDEKETWERLPAGKYFVLRNESSLIGFIWQDRAKSVEMIGAHTDSPCLKVKPKPVIKTCNCFQLGVEIYGGALLRPWFDRELSLAGRALWHELGSSELHSSLLDFKRPIAIIPNLAIHLNREANKLQEVNRQSDMVPLLSLTEEEQPDFLALIEKQLRSQYSLPEQIAVTDHELFFYDAAPPALIGLEEQFLSGGRLDNLASCFAALQALLAADTNETTQNCMIMLNDHEEVGSTSAVGAQGSFLRDILERLLPNPGERQAMLRNSLLISADNAHALHPNFADKHDPQHQPLMNKGLVIKVNANQRYATNAKTSARFRLLCEQAQVPVQEFVVRNDMGCGSTIGPLTAAKIGVETIDIGIPSLAMHSIRETAACKDCWYLYQVLQTFFTPARS, encoded by the coding sequence ATGATCGCAGAAAAACAATACGCCCCTGAACTGGCCAATTTTATCGGTTCCTCCCCCACAGCCTTTCATGCTGTTGCCTTGGCCGTTGACCTCCTGAAAAAAAACGGCTTTGAGCAATTAGATGAAAAAGAGACCTGGGAGAGATTGCCTGCTGGCAAATATTTTGTCCTGCGTAATGAATCCAGTCTGATCGGCTTTATCTGGCAGGACAGGGCAAAATCTGTAGAGATGATCGGGGCCCATACTGACAGTCCCTGCCTCAAGGTCAAGCCAAAACCCGTTATAAAAACCTGCAATTGTTTTCAACTGGGTGTAGAGATCTACGGCGGTGCTCTGCTCAGACCTTGGTTTGATCGGGAACTCTCTCTTGCAGGTCGTGCCCTTTGGCATGAACTGGGCTCATCAGAACTCCACTCAAGCCTGCTCGATTTCAAGCGACCCATTGCCATTATTCCTAACCTGGCTATCCATTTAAACCGCGAAGCCAATAAACTCCAGGAAGTCAACAGACAGAGTGACATGGTTCCTCTCCTCTCCTTAACCGAGGAAGAACAACCAGATTTCCTTGCACTCATCGAAAAGCAGCTGCGCAGCCAGTATTCCCTTCCTGAGCAAATCGCGGTCACCGACCATGAACTCTTCTTTTACGATGCGGCTCCGCCTGCTCTAATCGGTCTGGAGGAGCAATTTCTCAGCGGGGGCCGCCTGGATAATCTGGCATCCTGCTTTGCTGCCCTGCAGGCCCTGCTCGCGGCTGACACTAATGAAACGACCCAGAACTGCATGATCATGCTCAATGATCACGAAGAGGTGGGCAGTACCTCGGCTGTGGGTGCGCAAGGTTCCTTTCTTCGTGATATTCTGGAACGGCTCTTACCTAACCCAGGGGAACGGCAGGCCATGCTGCGCAATTCCCTGCTCATCTCAGCAGATAATGCCCATGCACTTCATCCTAATTTCGCGGATAAGCATGATCCCCAACACCAACCCCTGATGAACAAAGGGCTGGTGATCAAGGTCAACGCCAACCAGCGCTATGCCACCAATGCCAAGACCTCGGCTCGATTCCGCCTGCTCTGTGAACAGGCTCAAGTACCGGTGCAAGAGTTTGTTGTGCGCAACGATATGGGCTGCGGTTCCACCATTGGGCCGTTGACTGCTGCCAAGATCGGGGTTGAGACCATTGACATTGGCATCCCCTCCCTGGCCATGCACTCCATCCGAGAGACAGCCGCCTGCAAGGATTGCTGGTACCTCTATCAGGTCTTACAGACCTTTTTTACCCCGGCCCGGAGCTAG
- a CDS encoding S-adenosylmethionine decarboxylase, with protein MSFTEEEKHCAFGFHLMLDCYQCSPEHLDNIDACYRFLDELVIITGATKQTQPYVFRTPDGFAGKEGLSGWVPLVESGISLHTLTGKRFISLDVYSCKEFSIEDIKGFTQQFFQPAEIEERFLLRGVKYH; from the coding sequence ATGTCATTTACTGAGGAAGAAAAACATTGCGCCTTTGGCTTTCATCTCATGCTGGACTGCTACCAATGCAGCCCTGAGCATCTGGACAATATCGATGCCTGCTACAGATTTCTTGATGAACTGGTGATCATAACCGGGGCAACCAAGCAGACCCAGCCCTATGTGTTCAGGACTCCTGATGGATTTGCGGGTAAAGAAGGGTTGTCCGGCTGGGTGCCCTTGGTGGAATCAGGGATTTCCCTCCATACCCTGACCGGAAAACGCTTTATCAGCCTGGATGTCTATTCGTGCAAGGAATTCAGCATTGAGGATATCAAGGGGTTCACCCAGCAATTCTTTCAGCCCGCCGAGATCGAAGAGCGATTCCTGTTACGGGGCGTGAAATATCATTGA